The stretch of DNA AGAAGATCGCTGATCGTGCCAAGAAGTCAGGGCACGCCTAACCTCTCTTCTCGATACTTCGCGCAGTCTTCAGATGTTGCACCTCCCTGATCCGTCGGGGGATATCAGGTGTTTGGTACCAAGTTCGTTAATTCTGATCCGCTTGTCATCGGTCTCGTCCTCCTCCTCTGTCTTGGCTGTGCCGGCCCCACGTTAACGAGTCGTCTTATCCAACAGGACTCGTCCTGGTTTGTGCGGATCGATTCTTTGCAAGATGTTGGCAGTTCCTCTCCTCGATACGACCATCCGATTGCTTGGAGGGATGAGGACCTCTCTGCCATCTTGAGCCGATTGGTCCTTCAAGAACGAGTCGGCCTTATGGATAACGCACGCCCGCCGCGGCCGGTGTTTGCATTTGAAGAGATCAACCGTCTTCTTCCCGCTGTTCGCACAGCATTCCAAGAGACAACCACCCGTGAATGGATCGTTTTTGTGCTTCTGGGGCAAGAAGCGGGCGGTCGTGCGACTACGTCAGGGGCCATGTTTGTGGAGAGTGGTAAATTCCATCTGGTGATCGCCAACCACCATCTTTCGCTTGCGGAGAATTCGGAAGACCTTGCGCGCGTCCGGGCAAATCCCCTCTATTCCGTCCAAGGCAGCGGTGGCGTGTTGGCGTTCGACTCACCTCGATTTGTCGTTGGGACTAAAGCCAATTGGTCGGCTGGGCATCGAGCCTCCGCAAGCGAAATGATTCTCGATCATACGGCATTTCTGTCCTATCTGACGCAGACAGGCTCGGCGACGGCCTCCCTTCAGGAGGGCAGATCGCACGTCCCTGCTTCAGCACGTGAGTCTGATGCCCCTCGGCCGAGAGCATCCAGCTCTGGGCAGGTGGAGTCGGAAGGGATCATTCTTCAACTACAAGAAGAGATCGAAGTACTGAAGCGGCGACTTGCTGACAAGGACGCAGAGCTTGATCGATTGAAACATCGCGAAATCAGAACCGCACCGACTCCCTAATCCATACCCCTCTCTGAGAGTGACTCGACAGGCGGTTAGGTTGAACGACCAGACCGGTTCTCACCGGCAGGAGCGTTGGTCCCTCCTGCCGGTATTATCGAGTCGCCTGGGCTCAGAGCGCTGAACATTCGCGCCGTTATTGCCCGACCGGGATAGTAATCACGATTGCCCCCATCACATCATTCAGTTTGAAATCACGTTTTGGGCTGTCGGGGTGCGCATTGTGGCAACCGAGGCAGGCCTGAGTCGCCGCGAGATCGGCATACACGGCTTGAAAATAGCGTGTCTCGCCGACCTTCACAAATCCTGTGTGGGGGCGAGTGGGGTGCGTTAGGATGGTTCCGAGGCCGGTCTTCTCCAGCTCGTTCATGGCGACGTTATGTTTGTTAATCGGCCATAAGCTGATCAATCGGTATTGGATGCCGAGGCCCTTCTTGGCGATATACCGTCCGGACTCCATCAGGAACTGGGCCGGTAGGGGCAAGGTATTCTTCTGTTCCCAATTCTCCGACGCCACGACGACACCCTTCGTTTGCAAACGTTCCACGACATGTCTGGTATACACATCCCGGTCTGCTTCAATCACGGCATGTATGTAGTGAGCCACCGTTTCAATCGGTAGGGTGATCGGTGCGTTCTCGGGCAGGGCAGGATTCGGCGACAGGACGGCCGCACCGACCAATGTGACTCCCAGGAAGGTCATGATCCGCCGCAATGTAAGTGAGGATGTCATGGGAACCTCCTTGTTAGGCGCACGGGTGCTTCGGTCTGGCCGTCGCCTCCCGTGAGCGATGAGTTGCACGATGCGATCTGGACTCTGAGTGCGGGGTGCCGCGCGCAAATGAACGAGACCAATCGTTGAGTGAACGAGGAGAACGAAATGAACGTGAATCTGAAAAAGGGGTCGGAGTGGTGAGCCGGAGTGCCGGTGCTACCGCTGGCCTCCTGAGAAAATAACCGGTCGTGGGAAGGTACCGAAGGCATCGCCTCAGCTCCTTGCCCGTACGAACCAGCGTGCCCGCAAGATCATACGATGATTCATCCTACTCTTGAGTCCGGGGGGTGTCCAATGCGGAGAATGCACGTATTGAGGTGCGTATCTATGGGGGGAGCAGCATGGATTGCATTCGGTTGGCGCCCTGCCGTAGCGTAACGACCCTATGCAAACGGAATTCATCATCTCCGCAGGAGAGCAACCGAAACGGTTGGACGTGTTCCTCGTTCACCGTGAACCGAAGCTTTCGCGCGCGGCCTTGCAGCGGATGATTACTGCCGGCTGGGTGCGGGTGAATAATCAGCTCGCCAAATCGAGCCAGCGAATCAAAGCGGGAGATGTCATCCTCATCGATGCTCCCCAGGCGGCACCGTTGCGAATCGATGGTGAGGCGAAGCCGCTGGAGATTCTGTTCGAGGATCATACGTGCCTGGTGCTGAATAAGCCTGCCGGGATCGTGGTTCATCCGTCCCCGGGCCATTGGTCCAACACGCTGCTCAATGCATTACTGGATCATTGCGCACGCAGAGGTGAGACGGGGGCGCCAGGAGTCGTACATCGTTTAGACAAAGACACGTCTGGCGTGATGGTGGTGGCCAAAACAGAAGACGCACATCGTGTCCTTGCGGCGCAGTTTGAAGAGCATTCCATTGCTCGTCGCTACGAAGCCCTGGTTGTGGGCGTGCCGATTGAATCGGAAGGTCGGATCGCCACTGCGCTTGGCCCGGATCGACACAATGCAAAACGGACGTCTGCCGAGACGTGTCATCCTAAGCCTGCGGTAACAGATTACCGGGTCGAAGGGACGTTTGGCGTACTGGCCGCGCATCTTCTTCTGCACCCCCACACAGGACGGACGCATCAGATCCGGGCCCATCTTCAAAGCCTCGGTCATCCCATCCTGGGAGACAAGACCTATGGGGGCGAGCGGGTGGGCGTGTGGGGTGGTGAGGACGTATCGCGAGTGATGCTGCATGCACGTACCTTAGGATTCAGGCATCCCGTGGCCGGAAACTACCGGGAGTTTGGCGTCCCTCCACCGGAGGATTTCACGGCCCTGGCTCAGACCCTTCGTGCCTTCGTTTCTCGCTGAACCCCCACACGGTACGCGACCGAGGGCGGGGTGCGCTCCGCCCCCAGTCAGTGTGAGTCAGTTCTGAGACGAGTGCTATACTTCCAGTAATCGCCAGCGGGAGCGCTGTGTCTTCATGTACGGAGGTTGAAAGCCTGTTCCCATGACGCTCGACGTGAAACCAAAAACTCTCTTGCGTATCCTGGCCGGCATCATCGTCTGCCTGACAATCACCCACTTCGTGAGTCAATATCTGAAGCATGTGGGCGGCTACACGCACCAATGGGGGCTCGAACGACAATTCAATCTGGTCAACGAAGCCAATCTCCCTGCCTGGTATTCTGCCGTGGCTCTTTTGTTTAGTGCCCTGCTCCTGAGTGTCGTCGCTGGACGTGAGCGACGAGCCGGAGGAAGAGATGTACGGCATTGGACCGGTCTTGCCCTGATTTTCTTCTACCTCTCTCTTGATGAGGCGGCGCAGATTCACGAAATGATGACGGCATTCGACGGACTCCATCCCACGGGCATCTTCTATTATTCCTGGGTGATCGTGGGCGCTGCGTTTGTCGGGCTGGTCGGTCTGTGTTATCTCGGATTCCTGACGCGGTTGCCGGTCACCACGCGATGGACGTTTGTGTCGGCCGGAAGCCTGTATGTCGCTGGAGCACTGGGCATCGAAATGCTCGAAGCGCGGTATCACTATGTCAGCCATACCTGGACGGATCTCTCCTATGCGCTACTGGTGGGCGTTGAGGAGCCGCTGGAGATGACCGGCATTGCGTTATTCATCTATGGCATTTCAACCTATCTCGCACGATCCGGCGGAACGCTGAGTATTCGCTTTGTGGAGGACAGCGCTCGGTCTTGCCCTCTCAGTTCGATTCCAGCCGTTCACACGGTCCGCGACACTGATCGTTTCGCAGCGTGACAGGCTGCGGCAGGTGGGGGCCTCACTCCCTGCTGCGATTACAGGCCGCACCACGATTTCTTCTGCAATCCCTCTCGTGTCTAACCCTGCTTCTTTCTAGAGGTATGAAGCCCAGGCCGCGCCGTAACTCGTCTGCCTCGAGAACGATGGAAGCCTGTCTGGGGAGCCGCTCCGAACGATTCGGTTGCTAGAGCAAGAGGCCGGAGATATCACGGTCCAAGTGTTGACGTTGAACGAGAAAGTACGGAAATCGACCGAATGCCAGACGGCAACCGACCAGGTAGCGCGGGTGGGTGGTTCCAACCGGGAGATGAGTCGTCCATCGCACCTCAAACAGAGTCAGCGAGCGCTGTCGTTGGAGCGATGGATTCTGAATGCTCAGCAATTGTCGACGAGCAGGTTTCTGATCAAGCAGGAGGAGAATGCCGTCTGTACTGACATTCAACGAATAGGCGTACCCGAGAATGGCGGAGGTCTCTGTTTCTTGCCTTGCGACAAGTTCGTAGCGACAGGGGGTCTTGACGGCAAACCGAGTATCGAGGCGTCGCTCACGCGGAGGAATCGATACCTCAGGACTGGGTTGGTTGTCCACAATGGAGTGTGGAACGACTGGGCCGGGAGCAGGCGTGCCTCGCAGCGATCTGAGGATTCTGTGGATAAAATCAGTAGCCATTGATTCGTCGCAAGCTCCTTGTTGTGGTACGTCACACTCGCCCTATGAAGAAGCAATTCGGGTGCCTATAGAACGCCACCTCAGTGTTCCGCTAACAGCATGAATTTTTTCCATTGAGTGAGTGTCGCATCATGAGGCACCTGAGGAATGCACAGGGCCATGGTGTCAAATTCAACGCACCACCGACAGAAATGAACATGCAGCAGCGCGTGTGTGTTGGGGCTCAATGAGACGAAGAATGAGTGTAAGATGTGGATGGGCTGTGGACGACGTGTGTGTGAGATGTGCAGAGCATGAGGGCTCTGAGTAACGACCTTGTTTTTGACGGTCCCGTGTGGCAGCCTATGTCCTTGCATGTCGGTCTACGTCAGGCAGTCACCACGTGAATAGGGTTACTAGTACTCCGGTTGAATTTGTCGTGA from Nitrospira sp. encodes:
- a CDS encoding DUF3365 domain-containing protein, with the translated sequence MTSSLTLRRIMTFLGVTLVGAAVLSPNPALPENAPITLPIETVAHYIHAVIEADRDVYTRHVVERLQTKGVVVASENWEQKNTLPLPAQFLMESGRYIAKKGLGIQYRLISLWPINKHNVAMNELEKTGLGTILTHPTRPHTGFVKVGETRYFQAVYADLAATQACLGCHNAHPDSPKRDFKLNDVMGAIVITIPVGQ
- a CDS encoding RluA family pseudouridine synthase, which produces MQTEFIISAGEQPKRLDVFLVHREPKLSRAALQRMITAGWVRVNNQLAKSSQRIKAGDVILIDAPQAAPLRIDGEAKPLEILFEDHTCLVLNKPAGIVVHPSPGHWSNTLLNALLDHCARRGETGAPGVVHRLDKDTSGVMVVAKTEDAHRVLAAQFEEHSIARRYEALVVGVPIESEGRIATALGPDRHNAKRTSAETCHPKPAVTDYRVEGTFGVLAAHLLLHPHTGRTHQIRAHLQSLGHPILGDKTYGGERVGVWGGEDVSRVMLHARTLGFRHPVAGNYREFGVPPPEDFTALAQTLRAFVSR